One Paenibacillus sp. FSL H7-0737 DNA segment encodes these proteins:
- a CDS encoding YxeA family protein, with the protein MKKFLITMGILFVIGVVGVFAIAKIDFNRFNAENYYLQITEDGEPHEYKLSDGSVMTSYSYTLEATNAKGNTIPLEFNAQKNLRKGAYLKMYVKKGDQVSSYDEVKLEDIPLKALKN; encoded by the coding sequence ATGAAAAAATTTCTAATTACTATGGGTATTTTGTTTGTTATTGGAGTTGTAGGGGTCTTTGCTATAGCCAAGATTGATTTCAATCGCTTCAATGCCGAAAATTACTACTTACAAATCACAGAGGATGGGGAACCCCATGAATATAAACTGAGCGATGGTTCAGTCATGACCTCTTATTCTTATACACTAGAGGCTACAAATGCCAAAGGTAATACAATTCCACTGGAATTTAATGCACAAAAAAATCTTCGTAAAGGCGCCTACTTGAAAATGTATGTAAAAAAAGGTGATCAAGTCTCCTCATACGATGAAGTGAAATTAGAGGATATTCCGCTAAAGGCACTAAAAAACTAA
- a CDS encoding ABC transporter ATP-binding protein, with translation MEPLLKVENIKKVYGKLSAAYTALENVSFDIHEGEFVGIMGPSGAGKSTLLNLLATIDSPTEGKIYMKNKSIHDMKEAALSDFRREHLGFIFQDYNLLDSLTVKENILLPLAIAKIPAKKINHLVTQISKVFGIEDLLAKYPYQISGGQKQRTAAARALVTEPALILADEPTGALDSKSATDLLESLSTLNENNNSTIMMVTHDAFAASFCRRIIFIKDGSFSTEIFRRDQTRKAFFQEILDVHAAIGGEVDDVI, from the coding sequence ATGGAACCATTATTAAAAGTAGAAAACATAAAAAAAGTGTACGGGAAGTTAAGTGCTGCTTACACAGCCTTAGAAAACGTGTCTTTTGACATTCATGAAGGTGAGTTTGTAGGGATTATGGGACCTTCAGGAGCGGGGAAATCAACCTTGCTAAATTTGTTAGCAACTATTGATTCCCCAACTGAAGGGAAGATTTATATGAAGAACAAGAGTATTCATGATATGAAGGAAGCAGCCTTATCAGACTTCAGACGTGAACATCTCGGCTTCATCTTCCAAGATTACAATTTACTCGATTCCTTGACGGTAAAGGAGAACATATTGCTTCCTCTGGCGATTGCTAAAATTCCAGCGAAGAAAATCAATCACCTCGTGACTCAGATTTCTAAAGTATTTGGGATTGAAGATTTACTGGCAAAATATCCTTACCAAATCTCTGGTGGTCAAAAGCAAAGAACCGCTGCGGCTAGAGCGCTCGTGACAGAGCCTGCACTGATTTTGGCTGATGAACCAACAGGTGCGCTTGACTCTAAATCAGCAACAGATTTATTGGAAAGCTTAAGCACTTTAAATGAAAATAACAACTCGACCATTATGATGGTGACTCATGATGCCTTTGCCGCAAGCTTCTGCCGCCGGATTATTTTCATCAAGGATGGCTCTTTTTCTACAGAAATATTTCGTCGTGATCAGACACGCAAAGCCTTCTTCCAAGAGATCTTAGATGTTCATGCGGCCATTGGGGGTGAGGTAGATGACGTTATTTAG
- a CDS encoding response regulator transcription factor yields MASHKWVLIIDDEDDLARLMKAVLHKEGIADVVTAGTVAEGWDKFQEYNPELILLDIMLPDGEGYDLCRKIRETSNAPILFMSAKDEEINKLLGLAIGGDDYITKPFSPKEVAYRVKAQLRRAGFTEEKKAPKSLQVGPFELSANETELKKNGKPLVLTAKEVGLMSCFMHHPNQIISKETLFEQVWGEDFFGSDNTVMVHIRRLREKIEADPSNPSFILTVKGLGYKLNTKE; encoded by the coding sequence ATGGCAAGTCATAAATGGGTATTAATCATAGACGATGAAGATGATTTAGCTCGTCTGATGAAGGCAGTTTTACATAAAGAAGGTATTGCAGACGTTGTAACTGCCGGGACAGTTGCAGAGGGCTGGGACAAGTTTCAGGAGTATAATCCTGAACTTATCTTGCTAGATATTATGCTACCAGATGGAGAAGGATATGACTTATGCAGAAAAATTCGGGAAACATCAAATGCACCGATCTTATTTATGTCTGCAAAGGATGAGGAAATTAATAAGCTGTTAGGACTGGCGATAGGTGGCGATGATTATATTACTAAACCGTTCAGTCCCAAAGAAGTTGCCTATCGGGTAAAGGCACAACTGAGAAGAGCTGGCTTTACAGAGGAAAAAAAGGCTCCGAAAAGTTTGCAAGTGGGCCCCTTTGAGCTCAGTGCCAATGAGACAGAATTAAAAAAGAATGGCAAACCCCTTGTGCTTACCGCCAAAGAAGTCGGTTTAATGAGCTGTTTCATGCATCATCCGAATCAGATCATAAGCAAAGAAACCTTATTTGAACAGGTATGGGGTGAAGATTTTTTTGGTTCCGATAATACAGTGATGGTACATATTCGGCGCTTACGCGAAAAAATTGAGGCCGACCCTTCAAATCCTTCCTTTATTTTGACGGTTAAAGGGTTAGGTTATAAATTAAATACCAAGGAGTGA
- a CDS encoding ABC transporter substrate-binding protein → MKKRSRGLTLFLSGIMMVSLLSACGGNGNNAPASTDSGNTGTSNGGSEPKKDTITALLPPISANYQTRFADMEKEFNTLHPNLTLKIEPASWEDMTQKLDTQVNAGSPPDIAFIGASGISKYAALNVLIDLNGALSDEAKADYDEVPLKYFQLGDAQYGLPAYMEIHTIGGNKQFLEEAGIDWKSIQQNGWTYEEFRNAISKGVVKNDKGETTRYGFVFATSGVASKDYLAILAKTAGLPDYFDKDLKYTYTSKNFLGLLTSIREMINDGSMPKELSSIDAGKRWNMFLTGQTMITGKGLSAFENSARLNNEKIKANDGSAVADSIEVDYISLPVPTFNGADYVPTSIVDGYIALRGKKAPSEEHIKNIALATNFLSSGSIAANYSNELFLSPITESARNAEVLEKFPRNEDNVAAGKAMMAKALPARTDIPTDLAAEALKIETEVIIPKLQALLANEIAPQEMYDAVKAAAIKSFGKDGIVVD, encoded by the coding sequence ATGAAAAAAAGATCACGTGGATTAACTCTGTTTTTGTCAGGAATCATGATGGTATCACTATTATCGGCTTGCGGAGGAAACGGAAATAACGCTCCAGCTTCTACAGATTCCGGTAACACAGGAACTAGTAACGGTGGTTCTGAGCCTAAAAAGGATACGATTACAGCACTTTTACCTCCGATATCAGCGAACTATCAAACACGTTTTGCTGATATGGAAAAAGAATTTAATACACTACATCCTAACTTGACTTTGAAAATCGAGCCAGCGAGCTGGGAAGATATGACGCAAAAACTTGATACTCAAGTAAATGCAGGTTCTCCTCCAGATATTGCTTTTATCGGTGCTTCAGGAATTTCGAAATATGCAGCACTTAATGTACTAATCGACCTTAACGGTGCCCTTTCTGATGAAGCGAAGGCAGATTATGACGAAGTTCCATTGAAATATTTCCAACTAGGTGACGCTCAATACGGCCTACCAGCGTATATGGAAATCCACACTATCGGTGGTAACAAACAATTCCTTGAAGAAGCCGGAATTGATTGGAAAAGCATTCAACAAAACGGTTGGACTTATGAAGAGTTCCGTAATGCAATTTCTAAAGGCGTAGTGAAAAATGATAAAGGTGAAACTACTCGTTATGGTTTCGTGTTCGCAACATCTGGTGTAGCATCTAAAGACTATCTAGCTATTCTTGCTAAAACTGCTGGTTTACCAGATTACTTCGATAAAGATCTTAAATATACGTATACAAGCAAAAACTTCTTGGGGCTACTTACATCTATTCGCGAAATGATCAACGATGGTTCTATGCCTAAAGAGCTAAGCTCTATCGATGCTGGTAAACGGTGGAACATGTTCCTAACGGGTCAAACGATGATCACAGGTAAAGGTTTATCTGCATTTGAAAACTCTGCTCGTCTAAACAATGAGAAGATTAAAGCGAACGATGGTTCAGCTGTTGCAGATTCTATTGAAGTTGATTATATTTCACTTCCAGTCCCAACATTCAACGGTGCCGATTATGTCCCTACTTCAATCGTTGATGGTTATATCGCACTTCGTGGTAAAAAAGCTCCATCTGAAGAGCACATCAAAAATATTGCCCTAGCAACGAATTTCTTGTCTTCTGGTTCAATTGCTGCTAACTACAGTAATGAGCTGTTCTTATCACCAATTACTGAATCTGCACGTAATGCAGAAGTACTTGAAAAATTCCCTCGTAACGAAGATAACGTTGCTGCAGGTAAAGCTATGATGGCAAAAGCGCTTCCGGCTCGTACAGATATTCCTACTGATCTGGCTGCTGAAGCATTAAAAATTGAAACAGAAGTTATTATTCCTAAACTACAAGCCTTACTTGCAAATGAGATTGCTCCACAAGAAATGTATGATGCAGTTAAAGCAGCTGCAATTAAATCTTTCGGTAAAGATGGTATTGTAGTTGACTAG
- the murQ gene encoding N-acetylmuramic acid 6-phosphate etherase encodes MNDYLAGLTTEAVNPDTLMIDECTTEEMIQLMNQQDALVPRAIAEEIPQIAKAVDILHHRLSNGGRMFYIGAGSSGRLGVLDASECPPTFGTDPSLVQGYIAGGDIALRTAVEGCEDDMDEGIALIESIGVTNKDVLIGISASGSANYVIAALAKAKELGAATIGVCNNRGSKFEPIVDVCITPVVGPEVISGSTRLKAGTAQKLVLNMLTTCTMVKLGKTYNNLMVDLKASNFKLVDRSIRIIMNTTGVDTSTAAETLEKASMNCKLAIMMIKSGLDAKEAEQVLNANGGRLKQAISSLV; translated from the coding sequence ATGAATGACTACCTTGCGGGATTGACAACAGAGGCTGTGAATCCAGACACATTAATGATTGATGAATGTACTACGGAAGAAATGATCCAGTTAATGAATCAACAAGATGCACTGGTCCCCAGAGCTATAGCTGAGGAGATTCCGCAGATTGCAAAGGCGGTAGATATTCTACATCATAGGTTGTCTAATGGTGGAAGAATGTTTTACATAGGAGCTGGCTCATCAGGAAGATTAGGTGTTCTGGATGCTTCCGAATGTCCTCCTACCTTTGGTACAGATCCTTCCTTGGTGCAGGGCTATATTGCTGGTGGTGATATTGCTTTGCGTACTGCGGTTGAAGGCTGTGAAGACGATATGGATGAAGGGATCGCATTAATCGAAAGCATTGGTGTAACAAACAAAGATGTACTTATTGGGATTTCGGCAAGCGGTAGTGCAAACTACGTAATTGCAGCTTTAGCGAAAGCAAAGGAACTTGGAGCAGCCACTATCGGTGTTTGTAACAACAGAGGCTCAAAGTTCGAACCCATTGTAGATGTTTGTATAACACCTGTTGTAGGACCTGAGGTCATTAGCGGTTCGACTCGATTAAAGGCAGGAACTGCTCAGAAGTTGGTGCTTAATATGCTGACAACATGCACAATGGTCAAGTTAGGAAAAACGTACAACAACTTGATGGTTGATCTGAAGGCTAGTAATTTTAAGCTCGTAGATCGCTCGATTCGTATCATCATGAACACGACTGGTGTAGATACATCAACCGCCGCAGAAACACTTGAAAAAGCATCTATGAACTGTAAGTTGGCAATTATGATGATTAAATCGGGGTTAGATGCAAAAGAAGCAGAACAAGTACTTAACGCAAACGGAGGACGCTTGAAACAGGCAATCTCATCATTGGTTTAG
- a CDS encoding ABC transporter permease yields the protein MTLFSLARKNIARNFSQYFLYIASMVFSIIIYFTFVTLKYSDTIAEQTASSQKLGSLMSGAAVILIFFVFIFIAYSNSFFMKKRKKEVALYALLGVRNRQIGFMLFFENLLLGLFSLVVGIVLGFLCSKGFMTILIQLMGYDVVAPFTFSAAAAMNTAIVFLVIFLVTSFQGYRLIYQFKLIDLFHASKKGEVAPKPSMIVAVLGVLLIVLGYWLAMQDLFTSKVWEKIGFPLTVLIILTTVILGTFLLFHSVTGFVLAMIKKNERWLWKGLHVITISQLLYRIRGNARTLTVIAVLSATTVTAGGAVYGLYYNTNDSAKTINPNTFMYQSIDAEMDKQVSAVVSDTKYDENIEALSITFHTKELNSSSTFDSSDKREYTVIDEKTYNQLASLQHKEKLDVKDSYAVILDIGYDKRFSPIYTGKTITTGNGHPLTFQSFKTQSVLNVGTAGITVVVSEDQYKVLQNDGEVLHYRVLGVDDASVDLSKKIANQLPEEALFSSGPQDYQTSLEGVGSLLFIGSFLGLVFLAATGSIIYFKVLTEAEEDKSQYNMLHKMGVSAKEMRKSIASQVFVIFVVPLVVGLLHSVVALKAFSSLLMIDLAKPVLLWMIAYTVIYGLYYFLTVGSYNRIITLNNRTEG from the coding sequence ATGACGTTATTTAGTCTAGCAAGAAAAAATATAGCCCGAAACTTTTCGCAATATTTTTTATACATTGCATCGATGGTGTTTAGTATCATCATTTACTTTACATTTGTGACCTTAAAATATAGCGATACGATAGCAGAACAGACGGCTTCATCCCAAAAACTTGGGTCACTAATGAGTGGGGCGGCAGTCATTCTCATCTTTTTCGTGTTCATATTTATAGCCTATTCCAATTCATTTTTTATGAAAAAACGTAAAAAAGAAGTCGCATTGTATGCGTTGCTAGGGGTACGTAATCGTCAAATAGGCTTTATGCTCTTTTTCGAAAATTTATTGTTAGGATTGTTCTCTTTAGTAGTAGGAATTGTACTTGGGTTCCTATGTTCAAAAGGATTTATGACGATTTTAATTCAATTAATGGGTTATGACGTTGTTGCACCCTTTACATTTTCAGCGGCGGCAGCGATGAACACGGCTATCGTATTTCTAGTTATATTTTTAGTAACATCGTTTCAAGGCTATCGCTTGATCTATCAATTTAAGCTGATTGATTTATTTCATGCTTCCAAAAAGGGAGAAGTGGCGCCTAAACCATCTATGATAGTAGCTGTTCTTGGAGTGTTACTCATTGTCTTGGGCTATTGGCTTGCAATGCAGGACCTTTTCACTTCTAAGGTATGGGAAAAAATTGGATTCCCCTTGACTGTATTAATTATTTTAACAACGGTTATTTTGGGTACATTTTTATTGTTCCACAGTGTGACTGGCTTTGTGTTAGCAATGATTAAGAAAAATGAAAGGTGGCTTTGGAAAGGCCTTCATGTCATTACTATTTCTCAGCTGCTCTATCGTATTCGTGGGAACGCACGTACATTAACTGTGATTGCCGTGTTGAGTGCTACGACAGTAACTGCCGGTGGAGCGGTCTATGGCCTTTATTACAATACGAATGACTCGGCGAAAACGATTAATCCTAATACCTTTATGTATCAGTCGATAGATGCAGAAATGGATAAACAAGTGAGTGCTGTAGTATCAGATACAAAATACGATGAAAATATCGAAGCACTATCCATTACGTTTCATACGAAAGAATTAAACTCGTCATCAACATTCGATAGCTCTGATAAAAGAGAATATACAGTTATCGATGAAAAAACATACAACCAATTAGCAAGTCTACAACATAAAGAAAAATTAGATGTAAAGGACAGCTACGCGGTTATTTTAGATATCGGATATGACAAAAGGTTCTCACCAATATATACAGGGAAAACTATAACAACAGGCAACGGCCATCCTCTCACATTCCAAAGCTTTAAAACGCAAAGCGTATTGAATGTAGGTACAGCAGGTATAACCGTGGTAGTCTCGGAGGATCAGTATAAAGTGTTGCAAAATGATGGGGAAGTGCTGCACTATCGTGTTCTTGGGGTAGATGATGCTTCTGTAGATTTATCTAAAAAAATTGCAAACCAATTACCTGAAGAAGCGTTATTTTCAAGTGGTCCACAAGATTACCAAACAAGTTTGGAAGGTGTGGGGTCTCTACTGTTTATCGGAAGTTTCCTTGGTCTAGTATTTCTGGCTGCTACAGGCAGTATCATTTATTTTAAGGTTTTAACAGAGGCAGAAGAGGATAAATCACAGTACAATATGCTGCATAAAATGGGTGTCAGTGCAAAAGAAATGCGAAAATCCATTGCGTCACAGGTATTCGTTATCTTTGTTGTACCGCTTGTAGTAGGGTTATTGCATAGTGTAGTGGCTTTAAAAGCATTCTCTAGTCTACTGATGATAGATTTAGCAAAACCTGTGTTGCTCTGGATGATTGCTTATACCGTAATTTACGGGTTGTATTATTTCTTAACCGTAGGTTCTTACAATCGTATTATCACACTAAATAATAGAACAGAAGGATGA
- a CDS encoding carbohydrate ABC transporter permease has translation MGLYNNSLRSKGYLFIRNGANITFLILFAAATIFPIYFMVISSFGDPVEAGAMSYSILPSKISFESYKFFFNFSPHTWDWLLNSFIVAACITVSNVFFATLAGYAFAKMKFKGKNILFAILLGSMMIPVQVTQVPLYILIVNIFELQNTYTALIMPSIVTVYNIFLVKQFMSSIPVEIIESAKIEGCSQPKIFWYIIMPLSKTIMAVLAILTFMAAWNDFFWPFLVTNTMDMQTIQVGLKNFRFANTTYFAPMMAGATISAVPMFILFFSLQKYFLEGVTVGAVKG, from the coding sequence ATGGGTTTGTACAACAACAGCTTAAGAAGCAAAGGGTATCTGTTCATACGTAATGGCGCAAACATTACGTTCCTTATCCTATTTGCCGCAGCTACCATATTCCCGATATACTTTATGGTCATCTCCTCGTTCGGTGATCCGGTAGAAGCTGGTGCAATGAGCTATTCTATCTTACCATCGAAGATTTCATTTGAATCTTATAAATTCTTCTTTAACTTCAGCCCACATACATGGGACTGGTTATTGAACTCCTTTATAGTGGCAGCGTGTATCACGGTATCTAACGTATTTTTTGCTACACTTGCTGGATATGCTTTTGCAAAAATGAAATTTAAAGGGAAAAACATTTTGTTCGCTATTTTGCTGGGATCTATGATGATTCCTGTTCAAGTCACACAGGTTCCACTATATATTTTGATCGTAAATATTTTTGAATTACAAAATACGTACACGGCGTTGATTATGCCGAGCATAGTAACGGTATACAACATCTTCTTGGTTAAGCAGTTCATGTCCTCCATTCCAGTTGAAATTATTGAATCTGCTAAAATCGAAGGTTGTTCACAGCCTAAAATCTTCTGGTATATCATTATGCCTTTATCTAAAACAATTATGGCAGTACTAGCAATCCTAACGTTTATGGCGGCATGGAATGACTTTTTCTGGCCGTTCCTAGTAACGAATACAATGGATATGCAAACCATTCAGGTCGGCTTGAAAAACTTTCGTTTTGCGAATACAACTTACTTTGCACCGATGATGGCGGGGGCAACCATTTCAGCAGTTCCAATGTTTATTTTGTTCTTCAGTTTACAAAAATACTTCCTTGAAGGGGTAACAGTTGGAGCGGTGAAAGGTTAA
- a CDS encoding sensor histidine kinase, which yields MKWKLTLRFLRSVMTIVVIVGIVNAILFLSLFVIKVNNNNFGTEEASAETFSRTFSQYVELQAGKPVVNEEGLKKLQEMSAWVQFLNDQGEQAAAFYTPKELKTEYSPIEIVQMYKYKELDARTTVFVSEAQNFSYFLGINNPKIGRYVMTYDYAKIFKDVNVFLFIFLIVDVLIVIIIGFLFGKKLTAPLHTLIEGIQQLRERRFKKMPTPKGVYEEVFRNMNELSEKLDRHEEERKHLDQMREEWISNVSHDMKTPLASIQGYAEFINDSATDLTAQELQEYTAIIKSKSMYMKDLLDDLNLTTRLRNHQLSLQFEEVNLVQFLREMTIELLNDPTFGERQIEFEANVVKAVHKVDKKLLKRAILNFIYNALVHNDENVVVKIRVETISPHTQITISDNGQGIPAKDLEQVFERYYRGTNTTSKHGTGLGMAIARDIIWAHEGKLDLTSDENTGTTITILL from the coding sequence TTGAAATGGAAATTGACACTCCGCTTTTTAAGATCGGTTATGACTATTGTTGTGATCGTTGGTATTGTAAACGCGATTTTGTTCCTTTCCTTATTCGTTATAAAGGTAAATAATAATAACTTTGGCACTGAAGAAGCATCTGCAGAAACCTTTAGCCGGACCTTTTCACAATACGTAGAATTACAGGCTGGCAAACCTGTTGTGAATGAAGAAGGTCTCAAAAAACTACAAGAAATGAGCGCCTGGGTACAATTCTTGAATGACCAAGGGGAGCAAGCAGCTGCCTTTTATACCCCTAAAGAATTGAAAACAGAGTATTCTCCTATTGAAATTGTACAAATGTATAAATATAAAGAATTAGATGCACGCACGACGGTTTTTGTCAGCGAAGCCCAAAATTTCAGTTACTTTTTAGGGATTAATAATCCAAAAATAGGCCGGTACGTAATGACCTATGACTACGCTAAAATTTTCAAAGATGTTAATGTTTTTCTTTTCATTTTTTTAATCGTTGATGTGCTTATTGTAATCATCATTGGATTTTTATTTGGGAAAAAGTTAACTGCACCCCTTCATACATTAATAGAGGGTATTCAACAGCTTAGGGAGCGACGTTTTAAGAAAATGCCTACTCCTAAAGGCGTTTATGAAGAAGTTTTCCGAAACATGAATGAACTATCAGAAAAGCTCGATCGACATGAAGAAGAACGTAAGCATCTCGACCAAATGCGTGAGGAATGGATTAGTAATGTTTCACATGACATGAAAACACCACTTGCTTCTATTCAAGGTTATGCAGAATTTATAAACGACAGTGCCACAGATTTAACAGCACAAGAATTACAGGAATACACAGCAATTATCAAGAGTAAATCGATGTATATGAAAGATTTGTTAGATGACCTCAATTTAACGACGCGTTTGCGTAATCACCAGCTATCCCTGCAATTTGAAGAGGTGAATCTCGTTCAGTTTCTACGAGAAATGACGATTGAACTTTTAAATGACCCGACCTTTGGTGAACGGCAGATAGAGTTTGAGGCAAATGTGGTTAAAGCCGTACATAAAGTAGATAAAAAATTACTAAAACGAGCGATCCTTAACTTTATCTACAACGCGCTGGTGCATAACGATGAAAATGTTGTGGTGAAGATTCGAGTGGAAACCATTAGTCCGCATACCCAAATTACAATTTCTGATAATGGCCAGGGTATTCCAGCTAAAGATCTGGAACAGGTTTTCGAACGCTACTATCGGGGTACAAACACAACGAGTAAGCATGGAACTGGGTTAGGAATGGCCATCGCCAGAGATATTATTTGGGCTCATGAGGGGAAACTCGATTTGACGAGCGATGAAAATACCGGTACCACCATTACTATACTTTTATAA
- a CDS encoding MurR/RpiR family transcriptional regulator codes for MSLNDNVLIKIRDMRESFTPVERLVGDYILENTEEIPHLSIKELAQSSKTSDASVLRFCKTMGYSGYRNFIVSISASLGSRDEDSKAQYTDIQPGDDLSTIISNISLNNCKSIEDTLSVIDRKEITRAVELLCHSKRIVFFGIGASGLVCMDGEQKFSRINKMCHAYTDGHSQLTAATLLEKDDVAIFISNSGATSDIIDALEIAQKNRAKCIAITKYNKSELAERADIVLSISTPEITIRSGAMGSRIAMLTIIDILFAGVASAEYEEVKTYLTKTHNILKKKLRN; via the coding sequence ATGAGTCTAAATGACAACGTATTAATTAAAATTCGTGATATGCGAGAGAGTTTTACACCAGTTGAACGATTGGTCGGAGATTACATTTTAGAAAATACGGAAGAGATCCCTCATTTGTCGATTAAGGAATTGGCTCAATCGAGTAAGACAAGCGATGCATCTGTCCTTCGTTTCTGTAAGACGATGGGTTACAGCGGGTACCGCAATTTTATTGTGAGTATATCTGCATCTTTGGGTTCTCGTGATGAGGATTCAAAGGCTCAATATACAGATATTCAGCCAGGTGACGATCTCTCGACAATTATATCAAATATTTCATTGAATAATTGCAAGTCCATTGAGGATACGCTTAGTGTTATTGATCGAAAAGAAATTACAAGAGCTGTAGAATTACTATGTCATAGTAAGCGAATTGTTTTCTTTGGAATAGGTGCTTCGGGACTCGTTTGTATGGACGGGGAACAGAAGTTCTCGCGAATTAATAAGATGTGTCATGCCTATACAGATGGTCATAGTCAGCTCACGGCAGCAACTTTACTTGAGAAAGATGATGTTGCCATTTTCATTTCTAACTCTGGAGCAACTAGTGATATTATTGATGCACTGGAAATTGCCCAAAAGAATAGAGCGAAATGTATTGCGATTACGAAGTACAATAAAAGTGAGCTTGCGGAGCGGGCGGATATTGTACTGAGCATATCCACACCTGAAATAACAATCCGCAGTGGGGCTATGGGCTCGCGTATTGCGATGCTTACGATCATCGACATATTATTTGCTGGTGTCGCAAGTGCAGAATATGAAGAAGTAAAAACCTACTTAACAAAAACGCATAATATATTAAAGAAAAAACTTAGAAATTAG
- a CDS encoding carbohydrate ABC transporter permease, protein MNQTLTKRKKLKLESDSGWGYAFIAVALIAFSLFTAYPVINAFIISLQKYGPLGSTFVGMDNFVNSFSDELFWKALKNTLVYTLLTVPFNILLSFLISILIIPFKKKTQTIFKALYYLPAVASGVALSVVWLWIFDPLKSGIANKLVSFLGIENQNWLGSSATAMFSLVLMSWLSSHGTAIIIYIAALLAIDNSYYEAAEIDGASFLQKLWFIVVPFLKPTTLFLLVTGVIGSFQVFQNAYLMTGGGPDHATTMVGLLIFNNAFTYFEFGEAAAQSLVLAAIIGFISFLQFKFLGKDVEY, encoded by the coding sequence ATGAATCAAACGTTGACTAAAAGAAAAAAATTGAAACTCGAAAGTGACTCAGGTTGGGGATACGCGTTTATCGCAGTAGCACTTATTGCGTTTTCTTTATTTACCGCATACCCAGTCATCAATGCTTTTATTATCAGCTTACAAAAATATGGTCCATTAGGATCCACTTTTGTCGGCATGGATAACTTCGTTAACTCGTTTTCAGATGAACTTTTCTGGAAAGCACTGAAAAACACGTTAGTATATACGCTATTAACTGTTCCGTTTAATATTCTTCTATCATTTTTAATTTCAATTTTGATTATTCCTTTCAAGAAAAAAACACAAACGATCTTTAAAGCACTATATTACTTGCCAGCCGTAGCATCTGGTGTAGCGCTTTCTGTTGTGTGGCTGTGGATCTTCGATCCGTTAAAATCAGGTATTGCTAATAAGCTCGTGAGTTTTTTAGGTATTGAAAATCAAAACTGGCTTGGTTCCAGTGCAACTGCAATGTTCTCACTTGTGTTAATGTCATGGTTATCAAGTCATGGTACAGCAATTATTATTTATATAGCCGCATTACTCGCTATTGATAACAGCTATTATGAAGCAGCTGAAATTGATGGCGCGTCTTTCCTGCAAAAGCTTTGGTTTATCGTTGTCCCTTTCCTTAAGCCAACAACGCTATTCCTACTTGTTACTGGTGTTATCGGTTCCTTCCAAGTATTCCAAAACGCTTATCTTATGACAGGCGGTGGACCAGACCATGCAACAACAATGGTAGGTTTGTTAATCTTTAACAATGCGTTCACATATTTTGAGTTTGGTGAGGCAGCGGCACAATCATTAGTTCTAGCAGCGATTATCGGATTTATATCATTCCTTCAATTCAAGTTTTTAGGTAAAGATGTAGAATACTAG